The Thermococcus eurythermalis genomic sequence GAGAAGACCCTCAAACGCTGGCGCAAGGAAGCTCCTGAGGACTTCACCTTTGCCATAAAGGCATTCCAGGGGGTAACCCACCCGCCCAACAGCCCGACATGGCGCAGAAGCAACGTAAGACCCGGCAAAAACGTCGGTCTCTTAAAACCGACCAGTGAAGTCCTCCACTTCTGGAGGATAACGCTGAAGGAAGCCGAGGCCCTCGGTGCGCGTTTTATCCTGATACAACTGCCCAAAAGCTTCAGGGAGAGCGAGGAGAGCTTTGATAACGCCGAGAAGTTCTTCAAGATGGTGGAGAGGAAAGACTTTGAGATTGCCGTCGAGCTTAGGGGCTGGAGCGAGAGAGGCATCAAGCGCTTCGTCGGGGAATTCAATGTTATAGACGTCACGGATCCGCTCGTGAGGGTTCCCCTCCACAACGGCGAGACCAGCTACTACCGCCTGCACGGGCGCTACGAGAACGGAAGGATAATCTACAGGCACTCCTACAGCGACGAGGAGTTGGAGAAAATCAGGGAGCGCGTCCTCGGCTGGAACCGCGGGGAGAGCTTTGTCTTCTTCAACAACTCGGACATGTGCAGGGACGCGAAGAGGTTCAAGGTGATGGTGAAGGAGTGAAGGGGGCGCCGCGGCCCCCTTAAAAAGTCAGGCACGGGTCCAGCTCATCACGCCTCAGCCGAGGGTGTCTTCATCATCCGTCCGGTTTTCAATCAAACCCTGGCTTCCTGGCGTTTACAACTTCTTTGTTCACGAGGGTTGGCGGAACCTCCCCGTTCTTGAATGCTATGAGGTTCCTCGCCACGAGCTCAGCCATTCCCTCCCTCGCCCCGTAAGTTGCACTCCCTATGTGGGGCGCGAGGACAACGTTTTTCAGGCTGAAGAGCTCCTCGTTGTAGTATGGCTCCTCCTCGTAGACGTCAAGTCCAGCCCCGGCTATCCAGCCCTCCTTCAGGGCCTTTATCAGCGCTTTCGTGTCCACCACCTTTCCACGCGCTATGTTCACGAGTATCGCCGTGTTCTTCATAAGCCTGAGCTCCCTCTCACCTATCATGTGGTAGGTCTCTTTTGTTAGTGGAACTGCCAGAACCACGAAGTCGCTCTCACCGAGGAGCTCGTCAAGGGGTTTGAACTCGCGTTGAGTTCTTTCTCGGCCTCAGGCTTCCTCGTGCGCGAAGTGTAGAGAATTCTCATTCCAAAGCCCCTAGCGCGCCTCGCAACGGCCTGGCCAATCCTGCCAAAGCCCACGATACCTATCGTCTTCCCGTAGACGTCGTAGCCGAGGAACCAGCGCGGGTGCCAGGCTATTCCCCGTCTCTTCCACTCACCGGAGCGCGTGAAGCTCTCGGCCTCGATGAGGCGCCTCGCCGCTGCGAGCAGAAGAGTCCATGCGAAATCTGCTGTTGCATCTGTGAGGACGTCGGGGGTGTTGGTGACGTAGATTCCCCTCCTTGTCGCCTCCTCGACGTCTATGTTGTCGTAGCCCACTGCATAGTTAGCCACAATCCTGAGCCTCGGGGCGGCGTCAAAGACCTCAGCGTCAATCCGCTCGCTGAGCATGGTCACCAGCGCATCGACATCGCGAACCTTTTCAAGCAGAACCCCTCTGGGGATTTCCCTCTCCTCGGGCCAGACCTCGACCTCAAAGTGCTCCCTCAGCATCGCGATACCGTTCTCAGGAATGGCGCGCGTGATGAAAACCTTTGGCATTGGCATCACCGGATAAAGAAAAGAAAAGGGGTACTTTTAGCGTTTTCTCAGCTTATCAACGAGCCAGATGAGTATCGGCAGGACTATGAAGGCCATCATATCCCCGGTGTCTCCTGCAAATGCCAGTACGTCTGCAAAGTTCTTGACACCTGCAAAGTACACCAGAGCTGGTGGGATAACCGTTAAACCCCAGGCTATCGGCCTCTTGAGCCCCACGAACTCCTCGTTGTTGCTCTGCTGTGCCAGTGCTATTCCTATGTAGCTCGTGGTTATGGCCAGGAGGGGAATAAGGTTGCCGACGATTTTTCCAGTGCGCCCGTAGAGAAGCTCAAGGCCCTGAGTGGCTATCTGTGGAGTGTTTCTGCCGAAGGCGAGAAGGAAAGCCACCATGAATATCGCGTAGATAACAGTTGGAATGACGAAGGCCCAGACGAGAATCTTCTTGGTCTCTTCGTAGCTTCCGAGCCCCTTGTAAACGTCCGGAATGACGGTGTGGCAGCCGAGGGCGAAGATTGCAACACCCGTCATGCTGAGAATTCCGGAGAGGTCTGTGTAGAGGCCGTTGCTGAGCTTTGCATGGGGGACGAGCATTACTGTGACCGCTATGAAGAGCGCCAGCATGGCGTAGCTCATTGCCAGCTCGGTCTTTCCGCTCGCTTCAAGACCGCGGTAGACCACCAGCGAGGCGAGAACCCAGAAGATGAGCGCTCCTACCGTCTCGCTTACCCCAAAGAGGCCCGCGAAGACGCTCCCCATTCCGGCTATGTAGGCCAGGACTGCACCAAAGCTCATTATGGAGATGCTGAGATACATCAGCCAGCCGCCGGCCTTCCCAAGGACGCGCTGGGCCACCGTGCTCATCTGTGCCCCGCCCATTCCTGCCGAGAACTTAAGGACGATGAGACCCGTCCAGAGCATGAGGAACATCACACCAATGAGCACTGCCAGGGCGGGTATAAGGCCGACCTTGCTGGCGGCGTAGGGCAGACCGAGCACTCCAGCACCTATCTGTGTCCCCACGAGGATAGCCAGAGCCTCCCCCTTTGTTATGTGCTTCTTCTCGACCTGTATTATGTTCACCCTGAGTCCCCGGGTGGCCTTTCTCTTCCTTACGTTCTGGATTATCACGAGCTTCTTTCTTCTCTGGGCCGCTATGCGGGCCGAATAATAGCGGCCGTGAGAAGTGGTGACCTTTTTCCTATCAACTCCCTCAGAGACCGGCATCTCTCTCACCAGTTCAGTGGCAGGACAAACCCAATTTAAATCCTCGCTCGGAAGGTTGAAGGGAATTTCCAATATCCTTCGATGGCCTCCCAGGTAGGTAGAATTTTTAAGCTCCCGATCAAAGTATTACCATGCTGAGCCACGCCGCTAAAATTCTTGCCAGGTCTAAGTTTGCGATAGCGTTTACCGGTGCAGGAATAAGCGCTGAAAGCGGCATCCCCACGTTCCGGGGCTTCAACGGCCTGTGGAAGAGGTACCGGCCGGAGGAACTTGCCACCCCCGAGGCCTTCAGGAGAGACCCTCACCTCGTCTGGGAGTTCTACAGGTGGAGGATGCGCAAAATTCTCAGAGCAAAACCAAACCCCGCGCACTACGCCCTCGCAAGGCTTGAGGAAATCGGCGTTCTTAAGGCGGTGATAACCCAGAACGTTGATGACCTGCACAGGGAAGCCGGGACGAAGAACCTGATAGAGCTTCACGGGAACATCTTCAGGGTTCGCTGTACCTCCTGCGATTACAGGGAGAACCTGAAGGGGAGCGGCCGCGTCCATGAGTTCGTGGAGTCTAGAGAACTCCCGAGGTGTCCGCGTTGCGGTTCTCTGCTCAGGCCTGACGTTGTGTGGTTCGGTGAGCCTCTGCCGAAGGAAGCACTGGAGAAGGCGTTTAACCTCGCCGAGAGGGCGGACGCGGTCATAGTTGTCGGGACGAGCGGTGTGGTGTACCCCGCCGCCTACATCCCATACATCGTGAAGGAAAGGGGCGGCAGGGTCATAGAGGTCAACGTGGAGAGGAGTGGGGTAACGCCGGTGGCGGACGTCTTTCTGCGTGGAAAGGCTGGAGAGGTTCTCCCAAAACTTGTGAAGCTCGTGGAGGGGCTGATATGAAGGTACTCCTTGTCGGTTTCACGAGTGAGGAGGTTGAGAAAGTCAAAGAGCTCGGCTACCCGGTTCTTCCAGTTCCCGAGCACTTCAGGGGCCTCAAAGTTTCGGAAATACTTGAAAAGGACTTCGAAGAGGGGAAGCTGGACTGGGCAGGCGGAAAGTTCCTCATAATGCACGGACTCAGCAACGAGGACATCAAGAGGGTAATCCCCGCAGTTAGGGAGCTCGCGGAGGGCAGAGTAATATTTGCGACGACAACTGAAACGAACCTGGGGTGGACACTCGAAGAACTTCTCGCGGAGCTCAGACAGGAAGACGAATACTTCCGGGCCATGCGGGAAGTGAAGAGACAGATAAAGGAACGGAAGGGCCCGTTCCTCGACATCGGCAACGTTAAATAATGGTTTAGTGTAACCACCAGTGAGGGTGGGGTCATGATAAAGGCCGTCCTGTTCGACTTAGATGACACTCTCGTTGATACGACTAAACTTGCCGAGATGGCGCGGCGCAACGCGATAGAAAACATGATACGTCACGGTCTTCCCGTTGGCTTTGATACCGCTTACAACGAGCTCCTTGAGCTGATAAACGAATACGGGAGCAATTTCAACAGGCACTTTGACTACCTCCTGAGGAGGCTCGAACTGCCCCAGAACCCCAAATGGGTGGCCTCTGGAGTCATAGCCTACCACAACACGAAGTTTGCTTACCTGCGGAGCGTCAGGGGCGCGAGAAAAGTCCTCCTTGACCTGAAAAGGGAGGGGTACGTCCTTGCAGTGGTCACCGACGGCGACCCGATAAAGCAGTGGGAAAAGATACTCCGCCTTGAACTCGACGACTTCTTTGACGACGTCTTCATATCGGATTACCTTGGCGTCAGGAAACCGCATCCGAAAATTTTTAAGCGGGCGCTTAAGAAACTGGGCGTGAGACCAGAAGAGGCCGTGATGGTCGGGGACAGACTCTATTCGGACATTTATGGAGCTAAAAGGGTCGGAATGAAGACCATCTGGTTCCGTTATGGAAAATACCGCGATAAGGAGCTTGAATACCTCGATTACGCGGACTTCGCCGTTGATAGTCTAGAAGAAGTGCCGAAAATCGTGAGGGGACTTAACAATGAGGAGAAAGAGCGTTCGGATTCGGAAGTTCATGCTGATTGACAGCGCCTACAAGTCCAGAATCCTCAGGGGGGATAAAGTCACGACAATACGATATGGCCTCTACGAGGCGGAGCCGGGCAGTGAGGTCTATCTCGTGATAACCCCCAGCGATACTGCGGTAGCGAAGGTAAGGATAACCCGCGTCGAGAGAAAGAAGGTGAAGGAGCTCACCAACGAAGACGCAAAGCTCGACGGCTTTTCCGACGTTAGAGAGCTCCTACGTGAACTGAACAGGATTTACGGGGAGCTCTACGGGGACGACGAGGTAACGATTATAGGGTTTGAGGTCATCAAGCGCTTTGAGGACGGGATTCCCCTCAAGTGGCTCAAGGGCCTCAACTACCGCGAGCCGGAGGAAATAGCGAGGCTCTACCTAGAAAACCAGGACAGGCTCAACTTCAACCGCGAGACCGACTTCATAATGCGCCGCATCTACAACGAGGGGCTCGGGAGAGCGGTCAGAACCTTCGGGCCCAAGAAAGTCCAGGGGGCGCTCCTCAAGGTCTACCACGGCCTCTACGGGGCGGGACTGATTTAGGGCAGGAAAAGCTTTTTTACGGCTTCTTCCTTCTTTAGACGCAATGAAAAAAAGCAAGTTTGACACCCGGTTTACAGCACTCACCGCGGGGGTTTTCTTTGTCCTGACCCTCCAGACGACGGGGCTACTCCGTGGGATAAACGAACTTGTCAATTCACGGCTTCCCCTCCTCGATACCCCTTTGATGAACTTCCTCACGTGGCTTGGTGATGGCCTCTTTCTCGTCCTCTTCGTGATTTTTGCGGTTCTGCACGACTGGAAAAGAGAAAGACGGCTTTCTGACAGAACCCTGGCCTTTGTAGCGTCGGCAGTGGTTGGACTTGCGGTGGTCGGGGTGCTGAAGTTCGCCTTCGCCGAACCGAGGCCGAGGCCACTCCCCGGAGCGCACGCACTTAGCGCCGGGGCCTTTCCCTCGGGGCATACCTTCAGGGCTTCGATAATAGCGGGCTACGTGGCCGACCGCTGGAAAAGGTTTGCCCCATTTGCATGGGCCTACGCAGTAGGAATAGCCCTCACAAGGCTGTTTCTTCACTACCACTGGCTTGGCGACGTCTTTTTCAGCCTCATCTTCGCCCCCTGGCTCTACCGCCTGTTAATTCTGACAGAGGACATCTGGCTTCCTTTTGCGAGAAGAATACTCGAAAAGTTCAAGGTGGGGGTCGTTGAGGTATGAACGGCATCATCGAGGTCTTTCTGCTCTCGCTCGTCCCGACGTTCGAGGGGCGCTACGCCATAGTCTACGGCATCGGCGGGGGTTATCCCCTATGGGAGACGCTTTTGACGGCTGCCCTGGGTGTTTTGCTCCTCTCAATTGCCCTTCCAGCAGCCCTGCCGTACATAGACAGGATTATGCTGTGGCTGGAGAATACCCCCTTGAAGAAGCTCGCGCGCCTGTATCTCTACTACGTCGAGCGCGTGAGAAAGAAGGCCCGCCCCTACGTTGAGAAGTGGGGTTTCCTTGGACTGATAGTGTTTGTCGCGATACCCCTGCCAGGGACGGGAATATGGACGGGTAGCCTCGCGGCTTACCTCCTGGGAATCGGGAAGAAGCAGACGGTTCCCGCCCTGGTACTCGGAGGACTCCTCAGTATGGCGATAACGGTACTCCCCGCGCTGGGGCTGTTTGGATAAGGCAAAAAGGAAAGACTCAGGCGGGCTTCAACATACTAGCCTTCCTTGATGTCCACACCTTTTGGAGCTCAAATGTGCTTAGACCTCAAGCCTCCCAAGTTCCTTCTCAATGAGCCTCCACTGCTTCTCCAAGTACGTGGAGGGGTCTGTGGCCACTATTAAGGTGCCTCCCGCGTTGAGGACGTGGTCTTTCAGTGATAGCAGGAACTTGAAAGCGCGTTCAAAGCCGTTTTCCAGCGCGAGGTACTCAAAGCAGTCGAGCACGACGATTGAATGTCCCATTTCTAGGTGCCTTTTGACCAGGTCCACAAGTATCCCCATATCGGTTGGGGGTATTATCGTCACGTTCTCAGAGGAAGCACTTGAAGAGACGTTGGTGACCCAGAAGACTGGAAACGTCGGTGTTCCGCCCTTAGGCGGGCTCCTGGTAATGAGAACACCGTTCCCAGCGGACTCCATTTTCTGGAGTATTGCCTGCAGGTGCCTCGGGTTGTCCACGTAAAACGCTCCCTTGGGGATGTTTACCACCGTGGTTTTGGGGGGCGTGACCTGGAAAAGTGCGTATTTTGCCATGCCGATTAGCATCATCGTCCTGAACAGCGCCCCCGCTCCATAAAAATAAGAGGAAAGCGAAGTGTTTATCGTCACAGGGTACGTGAGGTTAATAACACCTAGAAGGAATGCGCCGAGGGGAAAGAGGACTGCAATGTTTTTGATTCCTATGCTTCTCTCAATCAGAACATAGCTAAGGGTCATGAGGGACAGCCCAACAAACGACACGGGAAACGCCATCAGAACTGAGGGGGACAGACTGTATATCGTCGTGATAAGGACGTAAGCGGAGCCTCCTGCGACAATTGCAGTGAGCAAGACTTGAGCACGCAGACTTTCAAGCCGTTCAAGAATGGCAAGAGAAGTGACCAGTAAAAGTACCCCCTGGATCACGGCCAGCAGGGCCATGAGGGGCATTAATGCAGTTACTTCAGGGTTTACCCCCAGCTCTTCCAGTATCGGCCCCTGGGCAAGTGCGGCCAAGACATCAATCCATAATGCTAGGCTCAAGAAGAGCATGAACTTCTCCTGCTTCCTGACCCACCTGTAGAGGGCAAACCCCCACGTAAAAAGCCTCATAATCACATTTAGAATCTCCAGCACGCGCCTCACCCACTTAGTATTATTGCTTCGTGTGGGGGCTATTAACGTTTTGGTTTTTAGAGCTAGTTTAGAGGAAACTTTCGACAGAATTTTGAGAAGATTTTTAAAAAATTACATTTTTCTTTCTTAAGTCTTGTCGTTCACGGCTGGGATGCAGTAAACTACTCAACGCCTTTCAATCAGGAAGGCAACACTTTTTTAAAGCCTAAAAATCCTACCATACTTTGAAATGAAGCGCTCAGTAACAATAAAACTCCACCCCTCAAAAGAACAAGCGAAAATCCTCCACCAGTTAGCCGATTCAGGAGCCAAAGCCTGGAACCGAGTAAACTACTTGAGGCGACAACAATACTTCAAAGACCAAATCGTGGACTTTAACAGAACCGAGAAAACCGTTTATGGGGAGTTTAAACGGGAAATCGGTTCAGCAACCGTCCAGCAAATAGCGAGGAAAAACGCCGAAGCTTGGCGGAGTTTCTTCTCCCTCCTCCGAAAAAAGCGGAATGGTGAACTTCCCTCTTGGCTTAAGCCCAAACCACCAAACTATCTCAAAGAAGGCTGGCAGAGAAAACCCTTAATCGTCCTGAGAAACGACCAGTACAAGATTGAAGGGAACAAACTAATCCTCAAGGGTCTTGGCAAGTTTAAACGCCTCGAAGTCCAGTTTAAGGGAAGAATTCACCTGAAGGGCAAGCAGGGGCGGTTAGAAATCACTTACGACCCCGTTAGGAGAAAATGGTATGCTCACGTGAGCTTTACAGTCGAGGAAAAACTCGAAGACGAAAAATGGGTAAGAGTTCCAAGAACTCCAAAGGGAAGCCTCTCGGCGGGCATAGACTTGGGAGTGAACAATCTCATGGCCGTCTATGTCGAGAATGGAGAAAGCTTTCTGGTCAATGGAAGACCGCCTAAAAGCATTGACTTCTACTGGAGGAAGAAGATTGCTGACTACCAGTCAAAACTCAATAAATCGGGAGCCAAGACGAGTAGGAAACTCAGGAGAATGCACGAAAAGGCTAAGCTTCAGGCTAAACACTACATCAACACTGCCGTAAGAGGAACGGTTAGGAAGCTCTACGAGTTGGAGTTAATAGAATCGTCGTTGGTTATCCAAAGGGCATGGCTCGGAATTCTGACAAGGGTAAAAGGCAGAACTTCCTCCTCTCTCACGTTTGGAGGTTTAATTACGTTATTAAACGCTTGATTGAAGTTGCGGAAGAGTATGGTATTCGTGTTGTGGTTGTTAATGAGGCTTTCACGTCTAAGGTTTGTCCCGTTTGCGGGAAGCCTCACGAGGGGGCTCGTTTCGTTCGTGGTTTGTTTGAGTGTCCCGCGACGGGGCTTGTCATGAATGCTGATCTCGTTGGTGCTTTTAACATTTTGAGGAAGGTTGTGAGGACCATAACCCCGAATCTGGGCAGGCTTTATGCTCAGAGGAGGGGTAACGGGGGGAAGGCCCGGCCAGAGGGGTTCGAAGAACCCTTTTCAAGGGTTGCCCTAATGAGAACCCCTCGAACCTCCCCATCACTGGCGAGGGGTTAAGCCAAACCCTCGCCCTTCACGGCGGGAAGGAGGTCAGCAAAGAACGGGGCGTCACTTCGTCGCCCTCGTTATCCCGACGTCCTCCACGAGGACGTAGGGCGTCGAGACCGGCGTGCTGACCTCCCACCAGTGGATGTGGTAGCTCTCCTTTCCGAGGGCCCTGATGCCCTCAAGGATTCTCTGCAGGTTGTCGCTGACGCGGACGTTCCTTATCGGCTTCAGCTCGCCGTTTTCAATGAGGAATATCCCGTCCCTCGGTATCGTCGAGAAGTCCCCTGCAACGTAGTTCTGGAAGCGCGTGTACCAGACGTTGGTGATGTAGATGCCCCTCTTGACCTCGCTGAAGAGCTCCTCCTTCGACCAGTCGCCCGGTTCGAGGACTATGTTCCAGGCGTGGGGCATTATCAAGCCCGCGTTTGCCGTGGTCTCTGTGCCGTACTTCCTGGCAAGGCTCGTGTTAAGGAGGAACGTCTTGAAGGTTCCGTTCTCGATTATCGTCGTTTCCCTTGTCGGGACGCCCTCGTCGTCGAACTTTCTCGTTCCGTAGCCGTTGGGCATGTTGCCGACGTCCTTTATCGTGACGAGCTCACTCGCGACCTTCTGGCCGAGCTTGTCCACGAGGAAGCTGAAACCGGCCTCTGCCGCGTAAGCCGAGGTCATGAAGCTCATGTAGCTGAGCAGGTTCGCAAACGCCAGCGGGTCGAAGATGACGTCGAAGCGTCCCTCCGGTCCCTGCTCCGGGTTCTGCGCCATTCTTGCTATCTCTCCTGCTTTTCTTCCAGCGGATTCTGGGTCGAACTTCTTGAGGACGCGGACCGAGTTCGTCCCGTGGCCGCTCTCAAGGTCTCCGATGAAGGCCCTAACGCTTATCTCTATCCCCGTCCCCTCGTCGAAGGCCTCAACGCCGTTGCTCGTGGTGAGGTAAAGCTTGTTGTGGTCGGTGTAGAGGACACCTGCAACTCTCTTGGCGCCCTCCTCGAGGGCGGCGTTGATGGCTCTCTCCACGTACTCGTTCGGCTCGTCGAGCTCAACTATGGCCTTGTCAAAGGTCTCTGGAATGTCCCTGTACTCAAACGGACCCTCGGCGATTCCATAGTAGTCCTCCTTCGGCGCCATGCCCTTCATGTTGCTCAAGAGTGTCTTTAGAGTCCTCTCGATGTTCTCCTCGCTCAGCTCGGTTATGGTCGTGCTCGCTACCCTCTTGTCCTTCTCGACGAAGAGCTCCACCTTCCTCTCGTGCCAGTTCTTGGCGACGGTTATCTCGTTGTTGGCGAAGCGAACCTGTCTCCTGTCCATCTCGTAGCCCAGAACTACGACGTCACCGAAGCCGAGCTCCTTGGCCTTCTTAAGGATGAACTCATTAACGTCGAACATCTTCACCACCTCACGGCCTCCTAAGCGGTATGTCCCTGAGCCTCGCGTGTGATCCACCCATCCACACCGGGACTCCCTGACTGGGCTCGCCCTTACCGCAGGTTCCAGGATAGAACTCGACGTCTTTACTGTGGAATTTATATTAACTGAAAGTTAATAACCTCTTGTCTTAAAAAAATTTATAAATTCATGGTTTTGTAATTGTACTTGAAAAACACTTGGAGGTGTGAATTGTGAAAATAGAAACACTTTACACCACAAAGGAGGAGATAACCAGCGGATGTCAGGTACCTCCGAATTTTTACGGATGTCCAAATTTGTGCATAACAATAAATGACGAGGAGTCTGAGTGAGATTTTAGATTAGAATTTTTTATTTTTTATATTTGATTTGAGGTAATATACAAGGTGATATACAATGAGATTAAATAAACTTGTACACTTTATTAAAAACGATGATGGATACATTGTCATAAATCCCCTTATCGGAGAGATCGATGTCATTGACTCTGAACTATACAATATGCTAATATCAGCAAATTTCAATTTGATTCCCCAAAAAATATTTGAGGTGTTAAAAGATAAATTAATTATAGTCCAAGATAATTACAATGAATTTTATGCTTATGAAAATCTTTTGAAAAAATTGAAATTTGATGTATCCTTTCAAACATTCACAATACTTGTCACTAGATCGTGTAACTTTGAATGTGTATATTGTTATGAACATACTAATCAAATTTTACTCCAAGAAAGACACATGAACAGGCGCATTGCAGATGAAGTCATTGAGTTTATCAATAGGATGTCATATAACTCAAAAAAGATAAAGGTGATATTCTATGGTGGCGAGCCACTCCTAAATATTAATGTACTCACATATCTTATGGACGAACTAGAAAGTCATCAGGGTCAAAAAATTACGTTTGAGCTGATAACTAATGGTTATCTTGTAAAGGATCTGTGGGAGAGGTATAAAAAATACTTCAAGAAATTTAAACAAATTCAAATAACGTTGGATGGTCCTCCAGAAATTCATAACAAGCTCCGCCCATTAAGAGGAGGGCTCCCTACATTTGAGACAATAATTACGGGAATCAAATTGCTGACAGATAATGGAGTTCATGTTGCTTTAAGATCTAACTTGTACCTAAAGTACATTAAGGAATATCCAAAACTGCTTGATGAGTTAGATAGATACGGGATAAACAAAAAGTATCTTCATATAGGAATAGGATTTGTTCACCCAGATGAAATTAAAAATTATCCTCTGATTTCAAAAAAATTTCTTAATTTATATTTGCAAATTAAGAGAAGAGGTTTTAGTATAACTCTCCCGTTCTATGTACAGAGAATACCCTGTGGAGCAATAACAAACAATTCATTTGTTATTGATTATAATGGAGATATTTATAAATGTTGGGCTTTAGTGGGATTAAAACAATTTAAAGTTGGGACTGTACAAAAGGGCATCTCAGAAAAAACCCACAGAAAGTTCCTTAGTCTTAATCCGCTTAATAATTCAAAATGCAGGGATTGTCCAATGTTAATGTTTTGTGGTGGTGGATGTATATACAATAACTACTTGCATTCTGGCAAATTGGATCTTGGTTTTTGTCCCTTTCAAAAATACAGTTTCAGGGAGTACCTACAACTATTCATTAAGGAGTTAGGAGACAAATATGCAAGTAAGAAACAAATTTAGCGAGTTAGGAGGCGAGACCATGAACTACGTTAATCGTTTCTACATTTCGAGTCTTCTTCATATAGTTTTCTATTCTGGTTTCTACTTAATCTATCTTCAGAGTCTTGGCCTTTCTAAAACCCAGATGGGATTTTTAATGAGTTTATCTCTAATTCTAGTTGCTTTACTTGAAGTCCCTACAGGAATCGTTGCTGACAAGATTTCAAAGAAGGTAAGTGTCTTACTTTCAAAGATCCTCACGATACCGAGCGTGCTTGCATTGTACCTTGCGCATTCCTTTCCAGGGGTTCTCCTTGCGACACTCTTCGGCGCGCTTTCAGTTGCTCTCATGACCGGGGCAGAAACTGGGTGGATTTACGAACTTCTCAGCAAGAGTGGTAGAGCCAAGGATTATCCAAAGGTTTATGGTAGGCTTAGATCTTTCGAGATGATAGGAGGTTTCGTTGGAACCATGATGGGCGGATTCCTCGCTGATTTTGTCGGCATGAGATTAACGATACTCTTAACTATACCCTTCGTCGTCGCATCCTTTCTTGTTCTCGCCACGATTCCTGGAGATGAAGCAAAGAGTGGGCTTTCTTATAGTCTCCACCTTCTTGAAAGCTTGAAATTCATAAAAAAACCTCCAGAAGTCATTTGGCTCTTCCTATATGCTAACATCATTGGACTTCCAGTTACAGCCTTCACAGCTTTTATGCAACTCTACTTTTATAGGTTCCTGGCATCCCTTATAGCAGTTTCGGCAATCTCTGCATTCCATACGGTCATCAACAGCGTCTCATGGTGCCTTGACGTTGGTAAGTACAGAGATGTTTTCTACCGTCATGCGGGAATAATACTACCCCTCCTTCTTCTCCTTGCAGGGCTTAATAAATGGCTCGGTTTTGTTACCCTAATCCTTGGCACTTTCACATTTGCCCAGGCCTTCAAGGAGTGGCAAGGGAAGTTCCAAGGTGCGATTCCTGACGAAAAGAGGGCAACATTAGGGTCTCTTTACTCACTCACTGCGGCGATAACCAATGGCATCCTAAACGCTCTCCTAGGATGGCTCTTTGACTGTATCGGTATAATGCACGGGCTTATTATTATAGCCTCATTCTTCCTTGGGATAGGCTTTTTATTCTCAATTATTAGTAGGAAGCACGGCTATTAAGGTCTTTTTGGCTTTATCCTTCGAAATGGGCTTTAACGCCCTCGTCATCGTAGAGGTAGAAGCCCCAGCTGTTCGGAATCGTCGGGTCGTCTATGACAGTGACTACCTCGCTCCCGATTCTCTCGCCGAGCATGTCGGGCTTGACAAAGCTCTCTCCCGCCTGGGCGGCTTCCCTACCAAAAATCCTGTCGGACTCGTAGGGGTGGCCGACGCTCTCGTGAACCGCTATGCCAGCGACTTCAGGGCTTATGACGAGGTCA encodes the following:
- a CDS encoding DUF835 domain-containing protein encodes the protein MLEILNVIMRLFTWGFALYRWVRKQEKFMLFLSLALWIDVLAALAQGPILEELGVNPEVTALMPLMALLAVIQGVLLLVTSLAILERLESLRAQVLLTAIVAGGSAYVLITTIYSLSPSVLMAFPVSFVGLSLMTLSYVLIERSIGIKNIAVLFPLGAFLLGVINLTYPVTINTSLSSYFYGAGALFRTMMLIGMAKYALFQVTPPKTTVVNIPKGAFYVDNPRHLQAILQKMESAGNGVLITRSPPKGGTPTFPVFWVTNVSSSASSENVTIIPPTDMGILVDLVKRHLEMGHSIVVLDCFEYLALENGFERAFKFLLSLKDHVLNAGGTLIVATDPSTYLEKQWRLIEKELGRLEV
- a CDS encoding TldD/PmbA family protein; the encoded protein is MFDVNEFILKKAKELGFGDVVVLGYEMDRRQVRFANNEITVAKNWHERKVELFVEKDKRVASTTITELSEENIERTLKTLLSNMKGMAPKEDYYGIAEGPFEYRDIPETFDKAIVELDEPNEYVERAINAALEEGAKRVAGVLYTDHNKLYLTTSNGVEAFDEGTGIEISVRAFIGDLESGHGTNSVRVLKKFDPESAGRKAGEIARMAQNPEQGPEGRFDVIFDPLAFANLLSYMSFMTSAYAAEAGFSFLVDKLGQKVASELVTIKDVGNMPNGYGTRKFDDEGVPTRETTIIENGTFKTFLLNTSLARKYGTETTANAGLIMPHAWNIVLEPGDWSKEELFSEVKRGIYITNVWYTRFQNYVAGDFSTIPRDGIFLIENGELKPIRNVRVSDNLQRILEGIRALGKESYHIHWWEVSTPVSTPYVLVEDVGITRATK
- a CDS encoding radical SAM/SPASM domain-containing protein, producing the protein MRLNKLVHFIKNDDGYIVINPLIGEIDVIDSELYNMLISANFNLIPQKIFEVLKDKLIIVQDNYNEFYAYENLLKKLKFDVSFQTFTILVTRSCNFECVYCYEHTNQILLQERHMNRRIADEVIEFINRMSYNSKKIKVIFYGGEPLLNINVLTYLMDELESHQGQKITFELITNGYLVKDLWERYKKYFKKFKQIQITLDGPPEIHNKLRPLRGGLPTFETIITGIKLLTDNGVHVALRSNLYLKYIKEYPKLLDELDRYGINKKYLHIGIGFVHPDEIKNYPLISKKFLNLYLQIKRRGFSITLPFYVQRIPCGAITNNSFVIDYNGDIYKCWALVGLKQFKVGTVQKGISEKTHRKFLSLNPLNNSKCRDCPMLMFCGGGCIYNNYLHSGKLDLGFCPFQKYSFREYLQLFIKELGDKYASKKQI
- a CDS encoding MFS transporter, producing MNYVNRFYISSLLHIVFYSGFYLIYLQSLGLSKTQMGFLMSLSLILVALLEVPTGIVADKISKKVSVLLSKILTIPSVLALYLAHSFPGVLLATLFGALSVALMTGAETGWIYELLSKSGRAKDYPKVYGRLRSFEMIGGFVGTMMGGFLADFVGMRLTILLTIPFVVASFLVLATIPGDEAKSGLSYSLHLLESLKFIKKPPEVIWLFLYANIIGLPVTAFTAFMQLYFYRFLASLIAVSAISAFHTVINSVSWCLDVGKYRDVFYRHAGIILPLLLLLAGLNKWLGFVTLILGTFTFAQAFKEWQGKFQGAIPDEKRATLGSLYSLTAAITNGILNALLGWLFDCIGIMHGLIIIASFFLGIGFLFSIISRKHGY